The following coding sequences are from one Haliotis asinina isolate JCU_RB_2024 chromosome 3, JCU_Hal_asi_v2, whole genome shotgun sequence window:
- the LOC137278097 gene encoding microtubule-associated protein futsch-like isoform X1 — protein MATDAMDSMSMSETDDQGFSQPPKAALLLVIGEPISDEHRNLILAEITTGFKCWDTETTGIDINEELSQIANRASLGEEGPNADDAGKVKGGERTIRHRSDNVAVEILVNPQAQTVRRCLKGFLKVACQLKFLLYAGHAFQGSGAWVLQDDVFTFSNFVHIFKDTDVENALKQQEDVNLVFYSLADGDWSASINKQDFSKILKIKVNPPQKLDSVHGVLQFTAYVSSFVKAQSLNNLLSSSDVVGNIRFNKPTLYIFPGCQGDSALFGISGFSLLVNGGYNRKACFWDFTRHLDRIDAVLLTHLGTDNLFGLGSVLQRKSVENVHPEIGFMYLNSSEKTRSSPAPSVENLKDKEPSLLINLAEEGNRIIEYSKQLGQFPHPCSRSVAGQQQDPVNLYHKVGHGSLDMFILNPVQDSKELKEFYQQWNKQVSNFGSNQQFPLPNMLSICALLVWRPANPTEKITRIFFPGNAPQNKIIEGLERIKHLNFLKHPSCCQKDLNQPPKKATGGVRASKPAARSTPVKAESPRKSETPKPEKSRPLTSPASKGNKVAKEDTNKKTAKSKDVKKDDKEREKADKAKSSTSSSPSKSSVKSASSPSKSPVEPIVPVAAALVNTPPQEGSLIDTSVPVEPLVNHINGDAAVPEPKPEVDEMPLMKPEQIEALQSEVRETDSPEPLPNPVQYEAEPVNSAPDTTPVDAQPPYDRQKLAELGVYEDDDDEAEEANGSLPTEPATESPAGTPEEPEEIEQPQSLPEPVEVPDQAHFVSEPDLIQETTPQKEALPEVESQADTVTADPDIVPNSEEPVVQDDTDPAEEIPSSPEPTEELQGFSFSKGDDSPLEPTPQFTQEPDVVPVMQGQNASLEQSIQYGITDDNGRHMGGIKEEEEDEEVESGRDSVEKQLAEDPSREESVELEQNPTPEPADKLPDPVRESPEPTEQSPEQSPEQSPEQSPEQSPEQSPVQSPVQSPVQSPEPVGQILEPVHSSPETEEAEEKEDHFEERQEEQVVPVAEEKPNIDKQSMEEVGMYDEEEEVDMDQAEGRDPDAFVYEKDVDLGDEEGPQETRGSSEEQEAEVSGFEKEILTGIVDQAPPEGSTPIDERYADFDQQEASRASESPEKEADEIQRVEESPEHDEFQRDSIEREQEQQESSNIPEAFEKDETPTPGESLSFDNQTGDPQSLATDSAVASDIQDDSNIRDDTDSIDGGTPDDDKDIDESFARECNSQKSEDAVVNGSSDQDLIGVEGPPANMRGMEASSNPFDSLDQQGQNPFVGIDETSQAEQTQGSLNPFSDQSPFEPENKKQPEGFDPVSEWGQPMGLPSPPPLDDSKSASPSNGKTTKASKTSKNGVKAAEAKKADLSKSSTGAKKAPEKRPASATTKTTPNKTANGPSKAEPKAKTARPTEKKAEPKKPAPATTKAPTRTRPATAPARAEPAKTTRTAPAPSRRPATATSRSSPSGSRGPPLPPLTAFYVDLTYIPNHGDPAYSDVEFFKRIRARYYVLSALSPNPQILNSLLEAKKTWEDKDLEVTVIPTYDNETLRHWMGLHKEDLGQLKIDVAPSASRCTIQLQDHETSCSAYRLEF, from the exons GATTCAAATGCTGGGACACTGAAACCACTGGGATTGATATCAATGAAGAGCTTTCACAGATAGCCAACAGGGCTTCATTGGGAGAGGAAGGTCCCAATG CTGACGATGCAGGGAAGGTAAAGGGAG GGGAGAGGACGATCCGCCATCGCTCTGACAATGTTGCTGTGGAGATCTTGGTAAACCCGCAGGCCCAGACAGTCCGCCGATGCCTGAAAGGCTTCCTGAAGGTTGCCTGTCAGCTGAAGTTTCTCTTGTATGCTGGACATGCCTTCCAGGGATCTGGAGCTTGGGTCCTGCAAGATGATGTCTTCACCTTCAGCAACTTTGTCCACATCTTCAAAGATACTGATGTGGAAAATGCCTTGAAACAACAAGAGGATGTAAACCTTGTGTTTTACAGTCTGGCAGATGGTGACTGGAGTGCCAGTATCAACAAACAGGACTTTTCTAAGATTTTAAAGATCAAGGTGAACCCACCCCAGAAGTTAGACAGTGTCCATGGAGTCCTTCAGTTTACTGCCTATGTTAGTAGCTTTGTTAAGGCTCAGAGTCTCAACAATTTGCTGTCTTCATCTGATGTTGTTGGTAACATTAGGTTCAATAAACCCACTCTGTACATATTCCCTGGTTGTCAAGGAGACTCTGCTCTCTTTGGTATCAGTGGATTCAGTCTCCTTGTCAATGGAGGATACAATAGAAAAGCCTGTTTTTGGGATTTCACCAGACACTTGGATAGGATAGATGCTGTGTTGTTAACCCATTTGGGCACTGATAATTTGTTTGGGCTTGGGTCAGTTTTGCAAAGGAAGAGCGTTGAGAATGTACatccagaaataggctttatgTATCTGAATTCCAGTGAGAAGACTAGGTCCTCACCTGCACCCAGTGTTGAAAATCTTAAAGACAAAGAGCCTAGTTTGTTAATCAATTTGGCTGAAGAAGGAAATCGAATCATTGAGTACTCTAAGCAGTTGGGCCAGTTCCCACACCCATGTTCACGCAGTGTGGCTGGCCAGCAGCAGGATCCAGTCAATCTCTACCATAAAGTTGGTCATGGCTCCCTTGATATGTTCATCCTGAACCCAGTCCAAGACAGCAAAGAGCTTAAGGAGTTCTACCAGCAGTGGAATAAACAGGTCAGCAATTTTGGTAGCAACCAACAATTCCCCCTGCCCAATATGTTGTCCATCTGTGCCCTGCTGGTGTGGAGGCCTGCTAATCCTACTGAGAAAATCACAAGAATTTTTTTCCCAGGAAATGCACCCCAGAACAAAATCATTGAGGGTTTAGAAAGGATTAAGCATCTGAATTTCCTGAAACATCCAAGCTGCTGTCAGAAGGATCTAAATCAGCCACCAAAGAAAGCCACTGGAGGTGTCAGAGCATCTAAGCCTGCTGCACGTTCTACTCCTGTCAAAGCAGAATCTCCAAGAAAGTCTGAGACCCCTAAACCAGAAAAATCCAGACCTCTGACTAGCCCTGCTTCAAAAGGGAACAAGGTTGCTAAGGAGGATACCAATAAAAAGACTGCCAAGTCAAAGGATGTTAAAAAGGATGATAAGGAGAGAGAAAAGGCAGACAAAGCAAAATCCTCAACTTCATCCAGCCCCTCAAAGAGCTCAGTCAAGAGTGCCAGTTCTCCATCTAAGAGTCCAGTGGAACCAATTGTCCCTGTTGCAGCTGCCCTTGTGAATACACCACCACAAGAAGGTAGTCTGATTGACACATCTGTCCCAGTAGAACCTTTGGTCAACCATATCAATGGTGATGCTGCAGTACCAGAACCCAAGCCAGAGGTTGATGAGATGCCTTTAATGAAGCCAGAGCAAATTGAAGCACTTCAGTCAGAAGTTAGAGAAACTGATTCACCAGAACCTCTGCCTAACCCAGTTCAGTATGAAGCAGAACCAGTCAACTCTGCCCCTGATACAACCCCGGTTGATGCCCAGCCTCCATACGACAGACAGAAACTGGCTGAATTAGGTGTatatgaagatgatgatgatgaagctgAAGAGGCTAATGGATCGTTACCAACTGAACCTGCAACTGAGTCACCAGCAGGTACACCTGAGGAACCAGAGGAGATTGAGCAACCACAGTCTTTACCTGAGCCAGTTGAAGTACCTGACCAAGCCCATTTTGTTTCTGAGCCCGATCTTATTCAGGAAACAACTCCACAGAAAGAGGCTTTACCAGAAGTAGAATCTCAGGCTGATACAGTTACAGCTGATCCAGACATTGTGCCCAACTCTGAAGAACCTGTGGTACAAGATGATACAGACCCAGCAGAAGAAATCCCATCTTCACCAGAACCAACTGAAGAGCTACAAGGATTTTCTTTCTCTAAAGGTGATGACAGCCCTCTGGAACCAACTCCACAATTCACTCAAGAGCCAGATGTTGTTCCTGTTATGCAAGGTCAAAATGCTTCTCTTGAACAAAGCATACAGTATGGTATCACCGATGACAATGGAAGACATATGGGAGGCATCAAGGAAGAAGAGGAGGATGAAGAAGTAGAGTCAGGACGTGATTCTGTAGAAAAGCAACTTGCAGAAGATCCATCCCGAGAAGAATCAGTTGAGCTAGAACAGAACCCAACTCCAGAGCCTGCTGATAAATTGCCTGATCCAGTGAGAGAGTCCCCTGAGCCAACTGAACAGTCGCCCGAACAGTCGCCCGAACAGTCGCCCGAACAGTCGCCTGAACAGTCGCCCGAACAGTCACCTGTACAGTCACCTGTACAGTCACCTGTACAGTCCCCAGAACCAGTTGGGCAAATACTGGAACCTGTTCATTCCTCTCCAGAAACAGAAGAAGCAGAAGAGAAAGAGGACCATTTTGAAGAAAGACAGGAAGAACAGGTTGTTCCCGTTGCAGAAGAGAAACCTAACATTGATAAACAATCCATGGAAGAGGTGGGGATgtatgatgaggaggaggaagtTGACATGGACCAAGCTGAAGGGAGGGATCCAGATGCCTTTGTGTATGAGAAAGATGTTGATCTAGGAGATGAAGAGGGACCACAAGAAACCAGAGGATCAAGTGAGGAGCAGGAGGCTGAGGTGTCTGGGTTTGAAAAGGAAATTCTAACAGGTATTGTTGATCAAGCACCACCCGAAGGAAGTACTCCTATTGATGAGAGATATGCAGATTTTGATCAGCAAGAAGCATCCAGGGCATCAGAATCACCAGAGAAGGAAGCTGATGAAATCCAAAGGGTTGAGGAGAGTCCAGAGCATGATGAATTTCAGAGAGATAGCATTGAAAGGGAACAGGAACAGCAGGAATCCTCTAACATCCCAGAAGCATTTGAAAAGGATGAAACACCAACACCAGGTGAGAGTTTGTCCTTTGACAACCAAACAGGTGATCCACAATCATTAGCAACCGACTCGGCAGTAGCTAGTGACATACAAGATGACAGCAATATCAGAGATGACACTGATTCAATTGATGGTGGAACACCAGATGATGATAAAGATATTGATGAGTCCTTTGCAAGAGAGTGTAATTCACAAAAGAGTGAAGATGCAGTCGTTAATGGTTCATCTGATCAGGACTTAATTGGTGTGGAAGGCCCCCCTGCCAATATGAGGGGCATGGAGGCATCATCAAACCCCTTTGACAGCCTAGACCAACAAGGACAGAACCCATTTGTTGGAATTGACGAGACCAGTCAAGCAGAACAAACACAAGGTTCATTGAATCCTTTCAGTGATCAAAGTCCATTTGAACCAGAAAACAAGAAGCAACCAGAAGGATTTGATCCTGTCAGCGAATGGGGACAACCTATGGGTCTGCCATCCCCACCTCCTCTTGATGACAGTAAGTCAGCTAGTCCTAGCAATGGAAAGACAACAAAAGCTTCAAAAACTTCCAAGAATGGAGTTAAGGCTGCAGAAGCTAAAAAGGCAGATCTTTCAAAATCTTCAACTGGAGCAAAGAAAGCCCCAGAGAAACGTCCAGCCTCAGCTACAACTAAAACCACCCCTAATAAAACAGCAAATGGCCCAAGCAAAGCAGAACCCAAGGCTAAAACAGCACGACCAACAGAGAAAAAAGCAGAGCCTAAGAAACCTGCCCCTGCCACTACCAAAGCACCTACCCGTACTCGCCCTGCCACAGCACCTGCTCGAGCTGAACCTGCAAAGACAACACGTACTGCCCCTGCCCCTTCCCGTCGTCCTGCCACTGCTACAAGCAGATCATCACCCTCAGGTAGTCGTGGCCCACCATTGCCCCCTCTCACTGCCTTCTATGTCGACCTCACCTATATCCCCAACCATGGAGACCCTGCCTACAGTGATGTAGAGTTCTTCAAGAGGATCCGTGCTCGTTATTATGTTCTCAGCGCTTTGTCCCCTAATCCTCAGATCCTTAATTCCTTGCTGGAAGCTAAGAAGACTTGGGAGGACAAAGACCTAGAAGTGACAGTCATTCCAACTTATGACAATGAGACCCTTCGTCATTGGATGGGACTCCACAAGGAAGATCTGGGACAGTTGAAGATTGATGTTGCCCCTTCAGCTAGTCGTTGCACCATTCAGTTACAGGACCATGAAACCAGCTGTTCAGCTTACAGACTTGAATTCTAA
- the LOC137278097 gene encoding microtubule-associated protein futsch-like isoform X3, which yields MATDAMDSMSMSETDDQGFSQPPKAALLLVIGEPISDEHRNLILAEITTGFKCWDTETTGIDINEELSQIANRASLGEEGPNADDAGKVKGGERTIRHRSDNVAVEILVNPQAQTVRRCLKGFLKVACQLKFLLYAGHAFQGSGAWVLQDDVFTFSNFVHIFKDTDVENALKQQEDVNLVFYSLADGDWSASINKQDFSKILKIKVNPPQKLDSVHGVLQFTAYVSSFVKAQSLNNLLSSSDVVGNIRFNKPTLYIFPGCQGDSALFGISGFSLLVNGGYNRKACFWDFTRHLDRIDAVLLTHLGTDNLFGLGSVLQRKSVENVHPEIGFMYLNSSEKTRSSPAPSVENLKDKEPSLLINLAEEGNRIIEYSKQLGQFPHPCSRSVAGQQQDPVNLYHKVGHGSLDMFILNPVQDSKELKEFYQQWNKQVSNFGSNQQFPLPNMLSICALLVWRPANPTEKITRIFFPGNAPQNKIIEGLERIKHLNFLKHPSCCQKDLNQPPKKATGGVRASKPAARSTPVKAESPRKSETPKPEKSRPLTSPASKGNKVAKEDTNKKTAKSKDVKKDDKEREKADKAKSSTSSSPSKSSVKSASSPSKSPVEPIVPVAAALVNTPPQEGSLIDTSVPVEPLVNHINGDAAVPEPKPEVDEMPLMKPEQIEALQSEVRETDSPEPLPNPVQYEAEPVNSAPDTTPVDAQPPYDRQKLAELGVYEDDDDEAEEANGSLPTEPATESPAGTPEEPEEIEQPQSLPEPVEVPDQAHFVSEPDLIQETTPQKEALPEVESQADTVTADPDIVPNSEEPVVQDDTDPAEEIPSSPEPTEELQGFSFSKGDDSPLEPTPQFTQEPDVVPVMQGQNASLEQSIQYGITDDNGRHMGGIKEEEEDEEVESGRDSVEKQLAEDPSREESVELEQNPTPEPADKLPDPVRESPEPTEQSPEQSPEQSPEQSPEQSPEQSPVGQILEPVHSSPETEEAEEKEDHFEERQEEQVVPVAEEKPNIDKQSMEEVGMYDEEEEVDMDQAEGRDPDAFVYEKDVDLGDEEGPQETRGSSEEQEAEVSGFEKEILTGIVDQAPPEGSTPIDERYADFDQQEASRASESPEKEADEIQRVEESPEHDEFQRDSIEREQEQQESSNIPEAFEKDETPTPGESLSFDNQTGDPQSLATDSAVASDIQDDSNIRDDTDSIDGGTPDDDKDIDESFARECNSQKSEDAVVNGSSDQDLIGVEGPPANMRGMEASSNPFDSLDQQGQNPFVGIDETSQAEQTQGSLNPFSDQSPFEPENKKQPEGFDPVSEWGQPMGLPSPPPLDDSKSASPSNGKTTKASKTSKNGVKAAEAKKADLSKSSTGAKKAPEKRPASATTKTTPNKTANGPSKAEPKAKTARPTEKKAEPKKPAPATTKAPTRTRPATAPARAEPAKTTRTAPAPSRRPATATSRSSPSGSRGPPLPPLTAFYVDLTYIPNHGDPAYSDVEFFKRIRARYYVLSALSPNPQILNSLLEAKKTWEDKDLEVTVIPTYDNETLRHWMGLHKEDLGQLKIDVAPSASRCTIQLQDHETSCSAYRLEF from the exons GATTCAAATGCTGGGACACTGAAACCACTGGGATTGATATCAATGAAGAGCTTTCACAGATAGCCAACAGGGCTTCATTGGGAGAGGAAGGTCCCAATG CTGACGATGCAGGGAAGGTAAAGGGAG GGGAGAGGACGATCCGCCATCGCTCTGACAATGTTGCTGTGGAGATCTTGGTAAACCCGCAGGCCCAGACAGTCCGCCGATGCCTGAAAGGCTTCCTGAAGGTTGCCTGTCAGCTGAAGTTTCTCTTGTATGCTGGACATGCCTTCCAGGGATCTGGAGCTTGGGTCCTGCAAGATGATGTCTTCACCTTCAGCAACTTTGTCCACATCTTCAAAGATACTGATGTGGAAAATGCCTTGAAACAACAAGAGGATGTAAACCTTGTGTTTTACAGTCTGGCAGATGGTGACTGGAGTGCCAGTATCAACAAACAGGACTTTTCTAAGATTTTAAAGATCAAGGTGAACCCACCCCAGAAGTTAGACAGTGTCCATGGAGTCCTTCAGTTTACTGCCTATGTTAGTAGCTTTGTTAAGGCTCAGAGTCTCAACAATTTGCTGTCTTCATCTGATGTTGTTGGTAACATTAGGTTCAATAAACCCACTCTGTACATATTCCCTGGTTGTCAAGGAGACTCTGCTCTCTTTGGTATCAGTGGATTCAGTCTCCTTGTCAATGGAGGATACAATAGAAAAGCCTGTTTTTGGGATTTCACCAGACACTTGGATAGGATAGATGCTGTGTTGTTAACCCATTTGGGCACTGATAATTTGTTTGGGCTTGGGTCAGTTTTGCAAAGGAAGAGCGTTGAGAATGTACatccagaaataggctttatgTATCTGAATTCCAGTGAGAAGACTAGGTCCTCACCTGCACCCAGTGTTGAAAATCTTAAAGACAAAGAGCCTAGTTTGTTAATCAATTTGGCTGAAGAAGGAAATCGAATCATTGAGTACTCTAAGCAGTTGGGCCAGTTCCCACACCCATGTTCACGCAGTGTGGCTGGCCAGCAGCAGGATCCAGTCAATCTCTACCATAAAGTTGGTCATGGCTCCCTTGATATGTTCATCCTGAACCCAGTCCAAGACAGCAAAGAGCTTAAGGAGTTCTACCAGCAGTGGAATAAACAGGTCAGCAATTTTGGTAGCAACCAACAATTCCCCCTGCCCAATATGTTGTCCATCTGTGCCCTGCTGGTGTGGAGGCCTGCTAATCCTACTGAGAAAATCACAAGAATTTTTTTCCCAGGAAATGCACCCCAGAACAAAATCATTGAGGGTTTAGAAAGGATTAAGCATCTGAATTTCCTGAAACATCCAAGCTGCTGTCAGAAGGATCTAAATCAGCCACCAAAGAAAGCCACTGGAGGTGTCAGAGCATCTAAGCCTGCTGCACGTTCTACTCCTGTCAAAGCAGAATCTCCAAGAAAGTCTGAGACCCCTAAACCAGAAAAATCCAGACCTCTGACTAGCCCTGCTTCAAAAGGGAACAAGGTTGCTAAGGAGGATACCAATAAAAAGACTGCCAAGTCAAAGGATGTTAAAAAGGATGATAAGGAGAGAGAAAAGGCAGACAAAGCAAAATCCTCAACTTCATCCAGCCCCTCAAAGAGCTCAGTCAAGAGTGCCAGTTCTCCATCTAAGAGTCCAGTGGAACCAATTGTCCCTGTTGCAGCTGCCCTTGTGAATACACCACCACAAGAAGGTAGTCTGATTGACACATCTGTCCCAGTAGAACCTTTGGTCAACCATATCAATGGTGATGCTGCAGTACCAGAACCCAAGCCAGAGGTTGATGAGATGCCTTTAATGAAGCCAGAGCAAATTGAAGCACTTCAGTCAGAAGTTAGAGAAACTGATTCACCAGAACCTCTGCCTAACCCAGTTCAGTATGAAGCAGAACCAGTCAACTCTGCCCCTGATACAACCCCGGTTGATGCCCAGCCTCCATACGACAGACAGAAACTGGCTGAATTAGGTGTatatgaagatgatgatgatgaagctgAAGAGGCTAATGGATCGTTACCAACTGAACCTGCAACTGAGTCACCAGCAGGTACACCTGAGGAACCAGAGGAGATTGAGCAACCACAGTCTTTACCTGAGCCAGTTGAAGTACCTGACCAAGCCCATTTTGTTTCTGAGCCCGATCTTATTCAGGAAACAACTCCACAGAAAGAGGCTTTACCAGAAGTAGAATCTCAGGCTGATACAGTTACAGCTGATCCAGACATTGTGCCCAACTCTGAAGAACCTGTGGTACAAGATGATACAGACCCAGCAGAAGAAATCCCATCTTCACCAGAACCAACTGAAGAGCTACAAGGATTTTCTTTCTCTAAAGGTGATGACAGCCCTCTGGAACCAACTCCACAATTCACTCAAGAGCCAGATGTTGTTCCTGTTATGCAAGGTCAAAATGCTTCTCTTGAACAAAGCATACAGTATGGTATCACCGATGACAATGGAAGACATATGGGAGGCATCAAGGAAGAAGAGGAGGATGAAGAAGTAGAGTCAGGACGTGATTCTGTAGAAAAGCAACTTGCAGAAGATCCATCCCGAGAAGAATCAGTTGAGCTAGAACAGAACCCAACTCCAGAGCCTGCTGATAAATTGCCTGATCCAGTGAGAGAGTCCCCTGAGCCAACTGAACAGTCGCCCGAACAGTCGCCCGAACAGTCGCCCGAACAGTCGCCTGAACAGTCGCCCGAACAGTCAC CAGTTGGGCAAATACTGGAACCTGTTCATTCCTCTCCAGAAACAGAAGAAGCAGAAGAGAAAGAGGACCATTTTGAAGAAAGACAGGAAGAACAGGTTGTTCCCGTTGCAGAAGAGAAACCTAACATTGATAAACAATCCATGGAAGAGGTGGGGATgtatgatgaggaggaggaagtTGACATGGACCAAGCTGAAGGGAGGGATCCAGATGCCTTTGTGTATGAGAAAGATGTTGATCTAGGAGATGAAGAGGGACCACAAGAAACCAGAGGATCAAGTGAGGAGCAGGAGGCTGAGGTGTCTGGGTTTGAAAAGGAAATTCTAACAGGTATTGTTGATCAAGCACCACCCGAAGGAAGTACTCCTATTGATGAGAGATATGCAGATTTTGATCAGCAAGAAGCATCCAGGGCATCAGAATCACCAGAGAAGGAAGCTGATGAAATCCAAAGGGTTGAGGAGAGTCCAGAGCATGATGAATTTCAGAGAGATAGCATTGAAAGGGAACAGGAACAGCAGGAATCCTCTAACATCCCAGAAGCATTTGAAAAGGATGAAACACCAACACCAGGTGAGAGTTTGTCCTTTGACAACCAAACAGGTGATCCACAATCATTAGCAACCGACTCGGCAGTAGCTAGTGACATACAAGATGACAGCAATATCAGAGATGACACTGATTCAATTGATGGTGGAACACCAGATGATGATAAAGATATTGATGAGTCCTTTGCAAGAGAGTGTAATTCACAAAAGAGTGAAGATGCAGTCGTTAATGGTTCATCTGATCAGGACTTAATTGGTGTGGAAGGCCCCCCTGCCAATATGAGGGGCATGGAGGCATCATCAAACCCCTTTGACAGCCTAGACCAACAAGGACAGAACCCATTTGTTGGAATTGACGAGACCAGTCAAGCAGAACAAACACAAGGTTCATTGAATCCTTTCAGTGATCAAAGTCCATTTGAACCAGAAAACAAGAAGCAACCAGAAGGATTTGATCCTGTCAGCGAATGGGGACAACCTATGGGTCTGCCATCCCCACCTCCTCTTGATGACAGTAAGTCAGCTAGTCCTAGCAATGGAAAGACAACAAAAGCTTCAAAAACTTCCAAGAATGGAGTTAAGGCTGCAGAAGCTAAAAAGGCAGATCTTTCAAAATCTTCAACTGGAGCAAAGAAAGCCCCAGAGAAACGTCCAGCCTCAGCTACAACTAAAACCACCCCTAATAAAACAGCAAATGGCCCAAGCAAAGCAGAACCCAAGGCTAAAACAGCACGACCAACAGAGAAAAAAGCAGAGCCTAAGAAACCTGCCCCTGCCACTACCAAAGCACCTACCCGTACTCGCCCTGCCACAGCACCTGCTCGAGCTGAACCTGCAAAGACAACACGTACTGCCCCTGCCCCTTCCCGTCGTCCTGCCACTGCTACAAGCAGATCATCACCCTCAGGTAGTCGTGGCCCACCATTGCCCCCTCTCACTGCCTTCTATGTCGACCTCACCTATATCCCCAACCATGGAGACCCTGCCTACAGTGATGTAGAGTTCTTCAAGAGGATCCGTGCTCGTTATTATGTTCTCAGCGCTTTGTCCCCTAATCCTCAGATCCTTAATTCCTTGCTGGAAGCTAAGAAGACTTGGGAGGACAAAGACCTAGAAGTGACAGTCATTCCAACTTATGACAATGAGACCCTTCGTCATTGGATGGGACTCCACAAGGAAGATCTGGGACAGTTGAAGATTGATGTTGCCCCTTCAGCTAGTCGTTGCACCATTCAGTTACAGGACCATGAAACCAGCTGTTCAGCTTACAGACTTGAATTCTAA